The following are encoded in a window of Arthrobacter woluwensis genomic DNA:
- the argS gene encoding arginine--tRNA ligase, whose amino-acid sequence MTPEQLSAAITACLKDAVADGSINLPAEALEAEVRVERPKNREHGDWATNAAMQFGKRAGLSPRDFAAILAAKLEDVDGVASVDIAGPGFINITLDAGAAGELARTIVEAGATYGNNDALAGHTVNMEFVSANPTGPLHIGHTRWAALGDSIARVLRAAGADVTAEYYINDAGSQMNVFANSVLSRLRGRDVPEGGYPGQYIVDLGHEVLREHPAIRELTDEAALPIIREAAYQAQLEDIKQTLADFDVHFDVYFSERTLHESGALEASVDRLREQGHVFDQDGAVWLRTTDFTDDKDRVLIRANGEPTYFAADAAYYLTKRDRGFEEKIYLLGADHHGYVNRLKAIAACAGDDPEKNIEVLIGQLVSVNGAKLSKRAGNIIELKDLISWLGKDAVRYSLARFPADSPITLEPEVLKKNSNENPVFYVQYAHARSRGTARNAAAAGVDRSEFDASLLTDPTENELLSQLGSFPSIVAKAAELREPHRIARHLEVIAGAYHRWYDACRVTPQGDEEVTTVNRTRLWLNDATSQVLANGLALLGVSAPERM is encoded by the coding sequence GTGACTCCCGAACAGCTTTCCGCAGCAATCACCGCATGCCTGAAGGACGCCGTCGCTGACGGCTCGATCAACCTCCCCGCCGAGGCGCTGGAGGCCGAGGTCCGTGTGGAGCGACCGAAGAACCGGGAGCACGGTGACTGGGCCACCAACGCCGCCATGCAGTTCGGGAAGCGCGCCGGCCTGTCGCCCCGCGACTTCGCCGCCATTCTGGCCGCGAAGCTCGAAGATGTGGACGGCGTCGCGTCGGTGGACATCGCGGGCCCCGGCTTCATCAACATCACCCTGGACGCCGGCGCCGCCGGCGAGCTGGCACGCACCATCGTCGAGGCAGGCGCCACCTACGGGAACAACGACGCGCTCGCAGGCCACACGGTCAACATGGAGTTCGTCTCCGCCAACCCGACCGGCCCGCTGCACATCGGACACACTCGCTGGGCGGCGCTGGGCGACTCCATCGCCCGCGTGCTCCGTGCCGCCGGCGCCGACGTCACCGCCGAGTACTACATCAACGACGCCGGCAGTCAGATGAACGTGTTCGCCAACTCGGTGCTGTCCCGCCTGCGGGGCCGTGACGTGCCGGAAGGAGGCTACCCCGGCCAGTACATCGTGGACCTGGGCCACGAGGTGCTCCGTGAACACCCCGCCATCCGCGAGCTGACCGATGAGGCCGCGCTGCCCATCATCCGCGAGGCCGCCTACCAGGCGCAGCTTGAGGACATCAAGCAGACGCTCGCCGATTTCGACGTGCATTTCGACGTCTACTTCTCCGAGCGGACCCTGCACGAGTCCGGCGCGCTCGAAGCCTCGGTGGACCGCCTGCGCGAGCAGGGCCACGTCTTCGACCAGGACGGCGCCGTCTGGCTGCGCACCACGGACTTCACGGATGACAAGGACCGCGTCCTCATCCGTGCCAACGGCGAGCCCACGTACTTCGCCGCCGACGCCGCCTACTACCTCACCAAGAGGGACCGCGGCTTCGAGGAGAAGATCTACCTGCTCGGCGCCGACCACCATGGCTACGTCAACCGCCTGAAGGCCATCGCGGCCTGCGCCGGTGACGATCCCGAGAAGAACATCGAGGTCCTCATCGGCCAGCTCGTGTCGGTGAACGGCGCGAAGCTGTCCAAGCGCGCGGGCAACATCATCGAGCTCAAGGACCTCATCTCCTGGCTCGGCAAGGATGCGGTGCGCTATTCGCTGGCTCGCTTCCCCGCGGATTCCCCCATCACGCTGGAGCCCGAGGTCCTCAAGAAGAACAGCAACGAGAACCCCGTGTTCTACGTGCAGTACGCGCATGCCCGGTCCCGTGGCACGGCGCGCAACGCGGCGGCGGCCGGTGTGGACCGGAGCGAGTTCGACGCGTCGCTGCTGACCGATCCCACCGAGAACGAGCTGCTGTCCCAGCTGGGCAGCTTCCCGTCCATCGTGGCGAAGGCCGCCGAGCTCCGTGAACCGCACCGCATCGCCCGTCACCTCGAAGTCATCGCCGGGGCGTACCACCGCTGGTATGACGCCTGCCGCGTGACCCCGCAGGGCGACGAGGAAGTGACCACGGTCAACCGCACCCGCCTGTGGCTCAACGACGCCACGAGCCAGGTCCTCGCGAACGGCCTCGCCCTCCTCGGCGTCTCCGCCCCGGAGCGCATGTAG